TCGGCAATACGTTTGCCAATACTGTGGATCTTTTGGGTTTTCCCGCAGGGATTGCAGAAGTTCAAAAACGGATCTGACATTCATTGCGCAAGTCGTACATTGGGTAGCCTGGCGTATCCTTTACCTCCCGGACGAATACCCAATGCATTGTTGTTAAATGTAATTTCCACTTTAACCAAGCCGGAGGCAGGATCAGCAACGGCCGAAACAAAGGTGATGCGCCCTGAGGCTTGTCCTGTGTCCGGATGTGCCTCAAAACGCATGGGGACCCGCATCCCTTTTTTTAATAAAACAGCCGTTGATTCAGGTATGGCCAGCCGTAGAATGCCCGAAGAGGTATCGACCAGCTCAATTAAATTTTGTCCTGCCCGCACCCACTCTCCTTTATCAATATCCAGCATGGTAATCACCCCTTTGATCGGCGCATAGAGGCTGCGCATATCCGCCTGCTGCTTTGCGGCGGTATATTCCAGCTTTTCTCGGGATTTTTCCCCTTGAAGCTGGTCATAACGGCCTTTAAGGGTATAATATTCCAACTCAGCCCGTATGACTTCTTCCTCACTGACAGATCCGTTTTCCTCAAACAAGAGCCGACTGTCGTCCATGAACTTTTTAATTCGGGCAATTCGCTTTTTGATGCTGTCCAGTTCAGCTCGGTTCTGGTAAATGACTTTCCTGCGGTGGGTTTCGATCCTCTGGGCTTCATCGTCCAGCTGCAACAGTTGCTGCCGGGAATCGACCGTATCGCCCAGTTTTACCTTCACGGATGAAACAAGGCCGTCTACCCCCATACTGAGCGAAATATCATGCATGGGATAAATGACTCCGACAAATTCCTTTCCACCGGCCGCCATCATTGACATTGATTGTTCAGAGGAGGCTGCAGCAGGAGGCGTTGGCGTGTTCAACTCTTGTGATGACTGCGTCATGGATGTTAAAGGTCCGTCGCTGACGGCCGCATCGTCTATGACTTTTATATATTTTTTGCTGTCTTTTAAATATCCGGTCAAGTCCTTGTATTTAATTTGCAGCCAGCCGTCCCGGCGTTCAATGATGTCAACTTTCATGCCTTTTTCGAGTACGGCCAGAATACGGCCTGTCCCATCAAGAGTTTCGCGAAGATTAATCTGGGTAATTTGAATAATGCCGTGGGCCAATCGGTTCGAAGCGGCGTGAATCGAAACAGCGGTTAAGATAAGTATCAGGCTTGAAATAATTGGGGTCCGGATTTTCCACAGCCTCATATTACATTAGTCCTTAAGATCGATTTCATATGTTTCCAGTAACCTTCCATCACTCATCATCAGCCGGATACGGGCAATTTCTACCCGGGAGGCAGTTTCCACAAAACGCTGCTTTGCTTCATTGAGCTGGATTTCGCGTTCAATCACATCTCTCAGACGGAGCCGTCCACGCTCAAAAAGCTTCCGGTCAATGGCCAGCAACTTTGACTGAAGGCCAACACTGCTTTCAACGTTGCGGACTTCTTCATAGGCTTTTTGAAGCTGCTCCCACCGGCCTTCAATCGTGTTTCCGATTCGGTTATGCAGCGCTTTGATCCGGTGAACTGCCTGCTCAAGCTGAACCTTATTCGCTTTTGCCCGGGATGATGCCTGGATATTTCCCCCGAGGGGGATTTCTAAAAAAAGGCCTGCTTTCCAGTCAAAGTAGTCATCTGAAAAAGATTTCTCAATGGCTTTATCCGTTTCTGTATCAAGCTGGTCAAAACTGCATCCCAGAATCAGGTCGAGCTTTGGAAGGGTCATATTCCGGGAATAGCCGTACCGTTCATCGGCAATCTGCCGCTGAATCTCCAACAGTTTATATTCAGGGTAATGCGTTGTGGCGTATTGTATCCTTTCCCCGGGACCCTGATTTTCACGATGGGCGAAATCAGGTGCCTGAACCGGCTTGAAAACATGTTTGTTGTTAATCCCGTCACCGCTGTTTTGTTGAATTAAAATATTGGACATGACTTCGGACAGCATCTGTTTTGCCCTGGCCAGCTGTGCTTCCCGCTCCGCGATAGCGGCCTCGGCTTCCAGCAGTTCTGCCTGGGCAGCACGCCCACGTTCTACCCTGAGCTGGAGATCAGCCCGTAACTTATTAGCGTTGTCCAGGGCTGAGCGTCGAATGGATAAAATTTCGTAAGCCCGGTAAAGCTCCCAATACAGCTGCGCGCCATCACCGGCTGCCTGCAGTAATTGGATACGAAGCTGTACCCTGGCCGCATCCTCTTCCAGGGCTGCGACCCGCTTGCCTGTCTCCGTGACCTTTTTACCGAAACCTTTAAGCAGAGGTTGTTTAAAGGTCAGTTCCAGACGACCGGTATACTCAACGTCGGTATCTTCTGCAAAAAGATTACTTTCTAAATCCGTATAACTGTAACTGACCGACGCCTCTCCACCGGTGGGTAACGGAAATTTCAGGCCGGTTTCAAGGCTGGCTTTTTTTTCGTTTTCTTCTGTCTGGGCACCGGCAATAAGTTTGGAGTATTCCGAACTGCTGCGCTGGCGATGATTTTCTTCAAGGTTGGCGCCGGCGGTGAGCACGGGTTCATAAAGCCCGGTTTCAGCCTCAAACCGATGAATTGACGCTTCCAGCGAATACCGTTTGTCGCCGACATCCGCATTTGTTGCGACAATCCAGTGTACCAGCTGCCTTGCATTGACATTGATCAAAGGGGCCGGCTTTGTTTCTGATGCCCGGACAGGAACTATGCACATAAGGGTGCCAAAGATTCCCAAAAAGAAAAAGTAGCAAAAAACAGGTTTAATAAATGATCGTACACATTCGGCAGCTTGTCCTTTTGCAGGCAGTGTCATTTGTCTAATGAAGCACATGTCCGGACTCCTCTCCGGCAACGCGATCTATCGTGTCAAATGATTTTTCCGGCAACGCTTCACCGGCAAGCTGCATTAACCGCTCAATTTGGGCAAGCGATGTCAGATGGGAATATACCGCCGGCAAATACCGTTTTTTTCGAAGTTCCAGAAAACGCTCATCAGAAAGGTTATTAAGTCGTTCTTCATTGATCACATAGCAACCGCCGATGGCCTGGACGTTATCTGCCTTTCGAACCCGCATATTCATGGGCGCAAATGCATTATTTTGAGCCATGAATCGGCAAAAATCCAAGGTAATCGCTTCCATTTGCTGAAGTTCAGTCAAATAGCGCTTGACGTTCTCAATGACTTCGGCAGGCGATCCATCCTCGTTAAACAAGGGAACACCATCGTTTTCATTGATTATCTCACTGTCCTCATCAAAGCAAATGGCAAATTTTTCCTCCTCCTTACCCTTGGCCAATACAAAGGGATATCTGCGAATAATGGCAGGGACGTAAGATGCCGCCCATTTATTATCTGTGTCCACAAATAAATTTTCTCCGGCCTTCAGCCCAAGCAAGGCCACAGGGCGGAACACATCCTGTGTCTTGTCTTCGATAAAAACGATGGGATAAATTGCCGCAGCCCGGACAAATTCATGAACCATCACGGACGCGACATGGAATTTAGATGCAAATCCAAATCCTTGGATGTTTTTGATTTTCATGTTTTTGTGCTGGGAGCTGTTCAGGGGTACCAGTTTCGTAAACATTGAGGATCTCCTTTTTTAAAATGTAATCCTGACAATCATGATACGACTATCCTAAAGACTATTTAACGTCATTCTTCTGATCGCCCGGGAATAGAGAGCGGCTATTGTTTTTACAAGGGTCAACAGCTAATATATTTTGAATTTTTTTACTATAACAGTCATAAAGGGCGCTGTCCACACGCTATTTTGTGATGATGCACTTTACTAAAGCATACTATCCAACCAGTCTTCCGAATCGGGTTCGTCCCATTTGTCCTGGAACTCGTCTAAGATAAAGGTCGGCATCGCCTGGACAGCCAGTCCCGAACTCATGGGCTGCTGGCTGTTGCTCCCTAAAACAAACGCCTGCCTCAGTGCTTGACCCGGTTTTTGAAGCTGAATGTCGATAGATTGCATTTCAAAGAGATCAGGTTCACCAACGGTGCCTTCATCCGATACTTCATTAAACCCCTGGTCAGGCTGGGCGTCGCTGAACTGGATCTCCTCGAATTGGTTTTCAGCAAAATAGGTTTCCAGCAGATTTTCCAGTTGTACCCCTCTGAACATGACCGGGCCTATCTCCTGGGGTTGAGCCCCTGCATCTAAAATCGCCCCACCCGGACCGGTAATGGCGGAAAATCCATTAACGCTGATGGCGGTAATAGTCAAATCGCCCCCCAAATGAAGCGTCCCGCCGGTACCATAACCAGACCCGGTACCATGAATAGAGGCCATCCCAATGACACTGAGATCATCCATAAAATTTAAATCCGTACAGGCCAAAAGATCAAGAGTGCCGGCAACGGCTGTTGCGCCGGTAATTTTAAATTCACGGACATCAGTCATCATAAAGTTCGAAGAGATATCAAGGGCGCCGTCGATGGTTAACAGATCCATTTGGTCCACCGTCAGGGTGTCGACAGCAATATTACCCGTAAACGCGGCTGTAAATACGTTTGTCAAACCCATTGCCATTTGCGGGCCGCCGAAGACATCGCCGGAAACGGTCAGCGTTTCAATATTTTCGGCCAGCAGGTCGGTATCCGTCTCTATACCATCTGAAAAGGTAACCTGGTCAAACTCACTTATGGACAGGGACCCTGCAGTGACATG
This window of the uncultured Desulfobacter sp. genome carries:
- a CDS encoding TolC family protein, which codes for MCIVPVRASETKPAPLINVNARQLVHWIVATNADVGDKRYSLEASIHRFEAETGLYEPVLTAGANLEENHRQRSSSEYSKLIAGAQTEENEKKASLETGLKFPLPTGGEASVSYSYTDLESNLFAEDTDVEYTGRLELTFKQPLLKGFGKKVTETGKRVAALEEDAARVQLRIQLLQAAGDGAQLYWELYRAYEILSIRRSALDNANKLRADLQLRVERGRAAQAELLEAEAAIAEREAQLARAKQMLSEVMSNILIQQNSGDGINNKHVFKPVQAPDFAHRENQGPGERIQYATTHYPEYKLLEIQRQIADERYGYSRNMTLPKLDLILGCSFDQLDTETDKAIEKSFSDDYFDWKAGLFLEIPLGGNIQASSRAKANKVQLEQAVHRIKALHNRIGNTIEGRWEQLQKAYEEVRNVESSVGLQSKLLAIDRKLFERGRLRLRDVIEREIQLNEAKQRFVETASRVEIARIRLMMSDGRLLETYEIDLKD
- a CDS encoding SapC family protein, whose product is MFTKLVPLNSSQHKNMKIKNIQGFGFASKFHVASVMVHEFVRAAAIYPIVFIEDKTQDVFRPVALLGLKAGENLFVDTDNKWAASYVPAIIRRYPFVLAKGKEEEKFAICFDEDSEIINENDGVPLFNEDGSPAEVIENVKRYLTELQQMEAITLDFCRFMAQNNAFAPMNMRVRKADNVQAIGGCYVINEERLNNLSDERFLELRKKRYLPAVYSHLTSLAQIERLMQLAGEALPEKSFDTIDRVAGEESGHVLH
- a CDS encoding HlyD family efflux transporter periplasmic adaptor subunit; amino-acid sequence: MRLWKIRTPIISSLILILTAVSIHAASNRLAHGIIQITQINLRETLDGTGRILAVLEKGMKVDIIERRDGWLQIKYKDLTGYLKDSKKYIKVIDDAAVSDGPLTSMTQSSQELNTPTPPAAASSEQSMSMMAAGGKEFVGVIYPMHDISLSMGVDGLVSSVKVKLGDTVDSRQQLLQLDDEAQRIETHRRKVIYQNRAELDSIKKRIARIKKFMDDSRLLFEENGSVSEEEVIRAELEYYTLKGRYDQLQGEKSREKLEYTAAKQQADMRSLYAPIKGVITMLDIDKGEWVRAGQNLIELVDTSSGILRLAIPESTAVLLKKGMRVPMRFEAHPDTGQASGRITFVSAVADPASGLVKVEITFNNNALGIRPGGKGYARLPNVRLAQ